The genomic interval CGGTGATCACCGACCGGATCTCACTCACCACCTGCGCGGTGTTTTCCGCGGGCGTAAAGGTGGAGACGATGAAGGGGCCCGGAGCCCGGCGGAAGGAATAACTGCTGCGGATGCCGTAGGTGAAGCCCAGATCCGAACGGATGCGGGCCATGAGCCGGGAAGAAAAACCGCCTTCACCCAAGATGTAGTTCACCAGCTTCAGGGGAAAGTAATCGGCGTGGGCGCGGGGCAGGCCCAGGTGGCCTACCCGAATTTCACTCTGGGTCAGGTCGGGCCGGTCCAGGAGATAAACTCCCGGGGCACAGAGCTTCGCAGGAGCCGCCGTATAGAGCGGGCTGGCCGGACCGCCTCCCTGCCAGGGACCCCAGATCCGGGCGGCCTCCTCCTTGACCCGCTCAAAGGCCGCCATCCCCACCACCACCAGGGTGGAAGTGGCTGGGGTGAACTCCCGGCGGTAAAAGTCTTTGAGATCGGCCAGGCCGAGATTATCCAGGCTACGGAGGTCCCCCGACACCGCATGGCCGTAAGGCGAATCTCCGAAAAACAGGCGCAGATAGCGGAGATTGGCTATTTCCCGGGGATCATCCTGCTGGTGCACCAACTCAGACCGGCGCCGCTCCAGCAACAGGGGAAACTCGTCTTCGGGGAATCCGGGGGTCTGAACCACTTCGGCCAGGGTGGCCATCAGGTCGGAAAAATCCTCGGCCAGTCCTTCCACGTTCACCAACGTCGCGTCCCAACCGCTTTTGGCGTCCAGGCTCGCGCCCCGGTTTTCGATGTCTTCGGCCAATTGCAACTGGGAGCGCCGGGCGGTGCCCAGGGTGAGCAACTCGGCGGCCCAATCGGCCACGCCGGGTTTGTCCACCGGATCGGTTTCAGCGCCCCGCTTGGCCATGAACGTCAGGGAAAGCCAGGGGACCCGGTCGTACTCCACGCCTAACAGCTTCATACCCCCGGGGAGGGTAGTTTGGTGGATTTCCGGAATAGAATCTGTCATGGTAACTTCCTCATTTACTGGGTTTCTTTTAAGAACATCCCGATTCTTTCGGCGTGGTATTTCCAGATCGGCTTCGGAGGAATGTGAGGCCCCTCCAACACTTCCACGGCGGTAAGACTGGGGAGCAGTTCTTTGGCCCGGCGAAGCGCCGGTTCCACCGGAATGAAAATATCCGAT from Desulfobaccales bacterium carries:
- a CDS encoding pitrilysin family protein — its product is MTDSIPEIHQTTLPGGMKLLGVEYDRVPWLSLTFMAKRGAETDPVDKPGVADWAAELLTLGTARRSQLQLAEDIENRGASLDAKSGWDATLVNVEGLAEDFSDLMATLAEVVQTPGFPEDEFPLLLERRRSELVHQQDDPREIANLRYLRLFFGDSPYGHAVSGDLRSLDNLGLADLKDFYRREFTPATSTLVVVGMAAFERVKEEAARIWGPWQGGGPASPLYTAAPAKLCAPGVYLLDRPDLTQSEIRVGHLGLPRAHADYFPLKLVNYILGEGGFSSRLMARIRSDLGFTYGIRSSYSFRRAPGPFIVSTFTPAENTAQVVSEIRSVITEVHQNGVMAQELAEAQSYYVGHFPLGLETSRGIGRQMLSMDLYDLGTDYLKNYCEQIRNVNIESAAAAARDHLQPDQLVTLVLGPAARCAEALRDIGPLKILNEI